From a region of the Solanum stenotomum isolate F172 chromosome 2, ASM1918654v1, whole genome shotgun sequence genome:
- the LOC125856559 gene encoding E3 ubiquitin-protein ligase ATL15-like, protein MKMIVQLSHGFCVIFLCFFLLVMRVISQSEITPSPPPFSFDTKIKINPPTAIILVTLISVFFAMGIVSVYVRQCADRRFASDFEFADEDSGRRGARSHGLDPVIITSFPMFYYSDVKDHKIGKSALECAICLNEFEDVETLRLLPKCSHVFHPNCIDAWLFSHITCPVCRANLLPDPGDFEKTATPGYYSNSGSPDPEFGNSVHEVNIDINNIASPEVINIAQTPVHNRPPRANSKITGKFPRSHSTGHSLVRPGEDRERFTLRLPEEVREKLINSGSSRAQTNSLFPSERSMPKGYRSSSVGTGSTRINHENYERFNEEGRWGFTTVPPFFSRGGSTRSSKDGNGAGDDITVVSKNLFKSIKSPFDRIFEKNSSGERSFDKLRLGSSSN, encoded by the coding sequence atgaaGATGATCGTCCAGCTAAGCCATGGCTTCTGCGTGATTTTCCTCTGTTTTTTCCTTCTCGTGATGCGTGTTATATCGCAATCAGAAATAACACCATCACCACCTCCATTTTCATTCGATACGAAAATAAAAATCAACCCACCTACAGCTATCATTTTAGTTACACTTATCAGTGTCTTCTTCGCTATGGGAATTGTTTCAGTCTACGTCCGTCAATGCGCCGATCGCCGCTTCGCCAGCGACTTCGAATTTGCAGACGAAGATTCTGGACGACGGGGCGCTCGATCGCATGGACTAGACCCAGTCATAATTACCTCTTTCCCTATGTTTTATTACTCTGATGTTAAAGATCACAAAATTGGGAAATCAGCGTTAGAATGTGCGATTTGCTTAAACGAATTCGAAGATGTTGAAACTCTTCGACTTCTTCCTAAATGCTCTCACGTTTTTCATCCAAATTGCATCGACGCTTGGTTATTTTCTCATATTACCTGCCCTGTTTGTCGTGCCAATTTACTCCCTGACCCGGGCGATTTCGAAAAAACCGCCACGCCGGGTTACTATTCGAATTCCGGGTCACCTGACCCCGAATTCGGTAACTCGGTCCATGAGGTAAATATAGATATCAACAATATCGCTTCACCTGAAGTGATAAATATTGCACAAACACCTGTACATAATCGTCCACCAAGGGCAAATTCGAAAATTACTGGAAAATTTCCAAGGTCTCACTCGACGGGTCACTCACTGGTTCGACCCGGTGAAGATCGCGAGCGATTTACGTTGAGGTTACCAGAGGAGGTTCGAGAGAAATTGATTAATTCGGGTTCGAGTCGAGCACAAACCAACTCGTTATTTCCAAGTGAAAGAAGTATGCCAAAAGGGTACAGAAGTAGTAGCGTGGGAACCGGTTCAACACGTATTAATCATGAAAATTATGAGCGGTTTAATGAGGAAGGCCGGTGGGGGTTTACAACGGTTCCACCTTTCTTTTCAAGAGGCGGTTCAACCCGGTCTTCTAAGGATGGTAATGGAGCTGGAGATGATATAACGGTGGTTTCAAAGAATTTATTCAAGTCTATTAAGTCGCCGTTTGATCgcatatttgagaaaaatagtaGTGGTGAACGATCGTTTGATAAACTTAGGTTAGGTAGTTCAAGTAATTGA